The Periplaneta americana isolate PAMFEO1 chromosome 2, P.americana_PAMFEO1_priV1, whole genome shotgun sequence genome has a window encoding:
- the LOC138715450 gene encoding uncharacterized protein isoform X9: MNKFQDFSVLMDVIKTEPDTNPLDTQYDDRNGEEYKPLAMDKNFLKVDIGEIKEEPSDLICDFISNIKCEDYDVPNTFPELKSEVKAHAAARCQSPRE, encoded by the exons ATGAATAAATTCCAAGATTTTTCAGTTCTTATGGATGTGATCAAGACAGAACCTGATACCAACCCATTGGATACACAATACGATGACAGAAATGGGGAAGAATACAAACCCTTGGCTATG GATAAGAACTTCTTAAAAGTGGATATTGGTGAGATTAAAGAGGAACCTTCAGATTTGATCTGTGATttcatatcaaatatcaaatgTGAAGACTATGATGTGCCTAATACATTCCCAGAACTGAAGTCTGAAGTTAAG GCCCATGCAGCAGCAAGATGTCAGAGCCCGAGGGAATGA
- the LOC138715450 gene encoding uncharacterized protein isoform X5, translating into MNKFQDFSVLMDVIKTEPDTNPLDTQYDDRNGEEYKPLAMDKNFLKVDIGEIKEEPSDLICDFISNIKCEDYDVPNTFPELKSEVKEESWKVDGIKEEPVSNLIEEDYDVTDRTFPCK; encoded by the exons ATGAATAAATTCCAAGATTTTTCAGTTCTTATGGATGTGATCAAGACAGAACCTGATACCAACCCATTGGATACACAATACGATGACAGAAATGGGGAAGAATACAAACCCTTGGCTATG GATAAGAACTTCTTAAAAGTGGATATTGGTGAGATTAAAGAGGAACCTTCAGATTTGATCTGTGATttcatatcaaatatcaaatgTGAAGACTATGATGTGCCTAATACATTCCCAGAACTGAAGTCTGAAGTTAAG GAAGAATCGTGGAAAGTGGATGGAATAAAAGAGGAGCCAGTGTCAAACCTGATAGAAGAGGATTATGACGTGACTGACAG
- the LOC138715450 gene encoding zinc finger protein 25-like isoform X2 — protein sequence MNKFQDFSVLMDVIKTEPDTNPLDTQYDDRNGEEYKPLAMDKNFLKVDIGEIKEEPSDLICDFISNIKCEDYDVPNTFPELKSEVKEESWKVDGIKEEPVSNLIEEDYDVTDRPMQQQDVRARGNDTCKRSVLGTGIAMHVLPLRKETHHDSGSVHNSSTQKDIHCEFCAKVFTESQLLQTHKCSSNRLEQKSFKCDICERTFANLKYVRRHALIHKGDKRFKCKICNKRFSRKNHLQIHTLTHSDDKPFKCKICDKRFAHIYYLQQHTLIHTGNKRFKCDMCDKKFARLEHVRVHITTHTGYKPYKCKTCNKTFARRDHLKLHESTHTDEKPFKCDICMKSFTRSTALKLHVPIHTEERDFNCQICGKKFATKNRVTRHMRRVHKDDRGYDCDICNRNFLWKKSLEYHLSTHMTEKPFTCHVCGKIFWHPISLKGHLRTSAEQELLNCDVCGKEFRNPKCLNHHITVHRESTAS from the exons ATGAATAAATTCCAAGATTTTTCAGTTCTTATGGATGTGATCAAGACAGAACCTGATACCAACCCATTGGATACACAATACGATGACAGAAATGGGGAAGAATACAAACCCTTGGCTATG GATAAGAACTTCTTAAAAGTGGATATTGGTGAGATTAAAGAGGAACCTTCAGATTTGATCTGTGATttcatatcaaatatcaaatgTGAAGACTATGATGTGCCTAATACATTCCCAGAACTGAAGTCTGAAGTTAAG GAAGAATCGTGGAAAGTGGATGGAATAAAAGAGGAGCCAGTGTCAAACCTGATAGAAGAGGATTATGACGTGACTGACAG GCCCATGCAGCAGCAAGATGTCAGAGCCCGAGGGAATGATACATGCAAGAGGTCCGTACTTGGCACTGGGATAGCCATGCATGTGCTCCCACTTAGGAAGGAAACGCATCACGACAGTGGATCTGTGCATAACTCTTCAACACAGAAGGACATACATTGCGAATTTTGTGCCAAAGTTTTCACAGAATCACAACTTCTGCAAACACACAAATGTAGTTCTAATCGTTTGGAGCAGAAATCTTTCAAATGTGACATTTGCGAGAGAACTTTCGCAAATCTTAAGTATGTTCGACGACACGCATTAATTCACAAAGGTGACAAACGTTTCAAGTGTAAAATTTGTAACAAGAGATTTTCACGGAAAAATCATCTACAGATTCACACATTAACTCACAGTGATGATAAGCCTTTCAAATGTAAGATCTGTGATAAGAGATTTGCTCATATTTATTATCTTCAACAACACACATTAATCCACACAGGTAATAAACGTTTCAAATGTGACATGTGTGATAAGAAGTTTGCACGGCTTGAACATGTCCGGGTACACATAACAACGCACACTGGCTATAAGCCGTACAAATGCAAAACGTGTAATAAAACTTTTGCACGACGTGATCACCTTAAACTACACGAATCAACGCACACAgacgagaaacctttcaaatgtgatatttgtatGAAGTCCTTCACACGATCAACTGCACTAAAACTTCATGTACCTATACATACGGAAGAGAGAGACTTCAATTGTCAGATCTGTGGGAAGAAGTTCGCAACAAAGAATAGGGTCACACGTCACATGAGAAGAGTGCATAAAGATGATCGTGGTTATGACTGTGATATTTGTAATAGGAATTTCTTATGGAAAAAGAGCTTAGAATATCATCTATCCACACACATGACTGAGAAACCTTTCACGTGTCACGTCTGCGGTAAGATCTTCTGGCATCCGATTAGTTTGAAAGGTCATTTACGGACTAGTGCTGAGCAGGAGCTCTTGAACTGCGATGTGTGTGGAAAGGAGTTTAGGAATCCCAAATGCCTGAATCATCACATCACAGTCCATAGAGAATCAACGGCCTCATAA